One window from the genome of Tolypothrix sp. NIES-4075 encodes:
- the larE gene encoding ATP-dependent sacrificial sulfur transferase LarE yields MMLTEKLEQLRTLFREMEQALIAYSGGIDSTLVAKIAYDVLGDRALAVTAVSPSLLPEELEEAILQAATIGISHQIVQTHEMENPNYTSNPVNRCYFCKSELHDTLKPLALKLGYPYVVDGVNADDLHDYRPGIQAAKERGARSPLAEVNISKVEVRQLSQQLGLPWWDKPAQPCLSSRFPYGEEITVAKLQRVGRAEIYLRKLGLKNLRVRSDGDTARIELPPEQIKEFVLTTDLPTIVSAFQKLGFIYVTLDLEGYRSGKLNQVLNREILSVKV; encoded by the coding sequence ATGATGCTGACAGAGAAACTTGAGCAACTAAGAACTTTGTTTAGAGAAATGGAGCAGGCTTTAATTGCCTACTCTGGTGGGATTGATAGCACTTTGGTTGCTAAGATTGCTTATGATGTTTTAGGCGATCGCGCTTTGGCTGTGACGGCTGTTTCTCCGAGTCTTTTGCCTGAGGAGTTGGAAGAGGCGATTCTTCAAGCGGCAACTATTGGGATTTCTCATCAAATCGTTCAGACGCACGAGATGGAAAATCCTAATTACACATCTAACCCTGTCAACCGCTGTTATTTTTGTAAAAGTGAATTGCACGACACTCTCAAACCTTTAGCTTTGAAGTTGGGTTATCCCTATGTTGTGGATGGAGTGAATGCTGATGATTTACATGATTATCGCCCAGGAATTCAAGCGGCAAAAGAAAGAGGTGCGCGATCGCCTTTAGCAGAAGTTAATATTTCTAAAGTTGAAGTTCGTCAACTTTCGCAACAATTGGGTTTACCTTGGTGGGATAAACCTGCTCAACCTTGTCTGAGTTCGCGTTTTCCCTATGGTGAAGAAATTACTGTTGCTAAGTTACAGCGAGTAGGAAGGGCAGAAATTTATCTGCGTAAGTTGGGTTTAAAGAATTTGCGGGTGCGTTCTGATGGAGATACCGCACGCATCGAATTACCACCAGAACAAATCAAAGAGTTTGTGTTAACGACAGATTTACCAACAATTGTTTCTGCATTTCAAAAGTTAGGATTTATCTATGTAACTTTGGATTTAGAAGGTTATCGCAGCGGTAAGTTAAATCAAGTTTTAAACCGCGAAATTTTGAGCGTTAAAGTCTAG